A section of the Dehalobacter sp. DCM genome encodes:
- the pylC gene encoding 3-methylornithine--L-lysine ligase PylC, with amino-acid sequence MINILIIGAKLQGVEAIYLAKKAGYYVTVIDHNAEAPGRDLADEFINADIFDEEAVLSVLSKAEVVLPVIEDADVLAKVQAYGQRLGLKVLFDLKAYTISRSKTNSNDLFFKNNLPVPKIYPDCTFPVILKPDGESGSRNVIKAYSQSEIEAYLEGHIGEQTVVQEYLEGASYSLEVIGDGEHFYFPQITEVVVADDYDCKRIIAPAAIGETEKQQMLAIGQSLAESLKIKGIFDIEVISHKGKLKLLEIDARLPSQTPVSVYHSTGMNMVHMMTELALGNSESVRILPAKQVCIYQQIHVSGGKITVAGEHMIASCRHLKIREGLFGCKEAITDYEEGSHNWKGIIIVVGESQEKAYAAFDRFIGQMKKELEIENWELVD; translated from the coding sequence ATGATAAACATACTAATCATCGGTGCGAAGCTGCAGGGGGTTGAGGCTATCTATCTGGCGAAGAAGGCGGGATATTATGTTACGGTGATTGACCATAACGCAGAAGCCCCGGGCCGCGATCTGGCGGACGAATTCATTAATGCGGACATTTTTGATGAAGAAGCTGTGCTTTCGGTATTGTCCAAAGCGGAGGTCGTGCTCCCGGTCATTGAGGATGCGGACGTCCTGGCAAAAGTACAAGCGTATGGGCAACGGTTGGGTCTGAAAGTCTTGTTTGATCTCAAGGCGTACACTATTTCGCGTTCAAAAACCAACTCCAACGACCTATTTTTTAAGAATAACCTGCCGGTGCCAAAAATTTATCCGGACTGCACTTTCCCGGTTATTTTAAAGCCGGACGGAGAAAGCGGCAGCAGGAATGTCATCAAGGCTTACAGTCAATCCGAAATTGAAGCGTACCTGGAGGGACATATTGGGGAACAAACCGTCGTCCAGGAATATCTAGAGGGTGCGTCCTATTCCCTTGAGGTTATTGGAGACGGAGAACACTTTTATTTTCCGCAAATCACCGAGGTCGTGGTGGCTGATGATTACGATTGCAAACGGATTATTGCTCCCGCCGCTATAGGAGAAACGGAAAAGCAGCAGATGCTGGCAATCGGCCAAAGTTTGGCGGAGAGTCTGAAAATTAAGGGCATTTTCGACATTGAAGTCATCAGCCACAAGGGGAAGCTGAAACTATTGGAAATTGATGCGAGGCTGCCGAGCCAGACACCCGTCAGCGTCTATCATTCCACAGGGATGAACATGGTGCATATGATGACGGAGCTGGCACTGGGAAACAGCGAAAGCGTCAGGATCCTGCCGGCAAAGCAGGTTTGCATCTATCAGCAGATACACGTCAGCGGTGGGAAAATCACGGTGGCAGGTGAACATATGATTGCGTCCTGCCGGCATTTAAAAATTCGCGAGGGCCTTTTCGGCTGTAAGGAAGCGATTACCGACTATGAGGAAGGCAGCCATAATTGGAAAGGAATCATTATTGTTGTTGGGGAAAGCCAGGAAAAGGCATATGCGGCTTTTGACAGGTTCATTGGGCAGATGAAAAAAGAACTGGAGATAGAAAACTGGGAATTAGTTGATTGA
- a CDS encoding vitamin B12 dependent methionine synthase — MKNHVIRLDKNQGKDLAEKAFRDMCGYNRGKTVSPKIIERSLRSLDDVDDQIAITVLISEYEKPYYDGTEMILDGQAFFCQALAQIPAGEIERVYVYLLTAGEVDLSGASGLNSVYYDIWQNAYVDAGQEILRRHLQGLSCNHDKFVSGNFGPGYFGMEISLVEKIFSILDADKINMKLLSGGFMYPLKSYAGFFAVTSSKQNVAEIDCDNCMSSGKTCVYCRAGRKMKQALFS; from the coding sequence ATGAAAAACCACGTGATTCGCTTAGATAAGAATCAGGGAAAGGATCTTGCCGAAAAAGCATTTCGGGATATGTGCGGTTATAACAGGGGAAAAACAGTCTCTCCAAAAATCATTGAGCGATCACTGCGAAGCTTGGATGATGTGGATGATCAAATTGCGATTACTGTCTTAATCTCGGAATATGAAAAACCGTATTATGACGGAACTGAAATGATACTGGACGGACAAGCGTTTTTCTGCCAGGCATTGGCCCAAATTCCGGCGGGGGAGATTGAGCGGGTTTACGTCTACCTGCTGACTGCCGGCGAGGTGGATTTGAGCGGTGCCAGCGGCTTAAATAGTGTCTACTATGATATTTGGCAGAATGCCTATGTGGACGCCGGACAGGAAATCTTAAGACGCCATCTCCAGGGGCTAAGCTGCAACCACGATAAATTCGTATCAGGGAATTTTGGACCGGGATATTTCGGAATGGAAATTTCTCTGGTCGAGAAGATTTTTTCCATACTTGACGCAGACAAAATAAATATGAAATTGCTCAGCGGTGGTTTTATGTACCCCCTTAAAAGCTATGCCGGATTTTTCGCAGTTACAAGCAGCAAGCAAAATGTTGCTGAAATCGACTGCGATAATTGCATGTCTTCGGGGAAAACTTGTGTGTACTGCAGGGCGGGAAGAAAAATGAAACAGGCGTTATTCTCGTGA
- the pylSn gene encoding pyrrolysine--tRNA(Pyl) ligase small subunit — translation MEQAKKDSQKQKNIRFISKNQSLFRLIDKVKLWPSRTGTLHGVKTLENRGNNMVVTTHCGETFVVWNSKNSRSARWLRNRWCKYPCEKCKIPEWKLTKYSQTVFTDNRR, via the coding sequence ATGGAACAAGCAAAAAAGGATTCCCAAAAACAAAAAAATATACGATTCATATCCAAGAATCAAAGTCTCTTTCGATTAATCGACAAAGTAAAACTCTGGCCGTCGCGCACCGGAACACTGCACGGGGTTAAAACACTGGAAAACAGAGGAAATAACATGGTTGTGACAACGCACTGCGGGGAGACGTTTGTTGTCTGGAATTCGAAAAACAGCCGAAGCGCACGGTGGCTGCGCAATCGATGGTGTAAATATCCCTGCGAAAAGTGTAAAATTCCTGAGTGGAAGCTGACCAAATACTCACAGACGGTATTTACGGATAACAGAAGATAG
- a CDS encoding TIGR01212 family radical SAM protein (This family includes YhcC from E. coli K-12, an uncharacterized radical SAM protein.) — translation MHKRYHTLNEHLREVFGEKVIKVSLDAGLSCPNRDGTLGSGGCIFCSEMGSGDFAGQRGLSIKEQFDQVRARTVKKWPRAKYIAYFQSFSATYGPVDYLEKIYREALAVEHVVGISVSTRPDCLNEGILNVLEKLNRETYLWVELGLQSAHDQTLAWMNRGHDFRCFLEGVQKLKQRNIRVCAHMIMGIPIETREDMLQTALTLAKLPIQGVKIHSLHVLRGTKLAELYVQGGLKLLSMDEYIRLVTDILEILPPEMIVHRLMGDGPLNDVIAPEWTRRKWEVLNGIDQEMERRNSQQGINCIP, via the coding sequence ATGCATAAAAGGTATCATACCCTTAATGAACACTTACGCGAGGTTTTTGGTGAAAAGGTTATTAAAGTATCTCTTGATGCTGGATTGAGCTGTCCAAATCGGGATGGGACATTGGGCAGCGGTGGCTGCATCTTTTGCAGCGAAATGGGATCCGGTGATTTTGCAGGGCAAAGAGGTTTATCCATTAAGGAGCAGTTTGACCAAGTCCGGGCTAGGACAGTCAAAAAATGGCCCAGAGCAAAATATATTGCCTATTTTCAATCATTTTCTGCGACCTACGGTCCAGTGGACTATCTCGAAAAAATATACAGAGAAGCCCTGGCAGTTGAACATGTTGTTGGAATATCCGTATCGACAAGGCCGGACTGCCTGAATGAGGGAATTCTTAATGTACTGGAAAAATTGAACAGAGAAACATATCTATGGGTGGAGCTTGGACTGCAATCAGCACATGACCAGACTCTTGCCTGGATGAACCGGGGACATGACTTTCGATGTTTCCTGGAAGGGGTTCAAAAACTCAAGCAACGGAATATCCGCGTATGTGCCCATATGATTATGGGAATTCCAATAGAGACCAGAGAAGACATGCTGCAGACGGCTCTTACGCTTGCCAAGCTGCCTATTCAGGGTGTTAAAATTCATTCACTGCATGTTCTTCGCGGGACAAAACTTGCCGAATTGTACGTACAAGGAGGACTTAAGCTTTTGTCCATGGATGAATACATCCGTCTGGTTACAGATATCCTCGAGATTCTCCCCCCGGAAATGATCGTTCACCGGTTGATGGGGGATGGACCACTTAACGATGTCATTGCTCCCGAATGGACACGACGTAAATGGGAAGTTTTGAACGGGATCGATCAGGAAATGGAACGGCGCAACAGCCAGCAAGGGATTAACTGTATTCCCTAG
- the pylB gene encoding methylornithine synthase PylB, protein MLETLLRKCLKGNQISFGEVEYLLSRTEESETNQIFAAARQARQAAFGNKVFLYGFVYFSTFCQNSCTFCYYRKENANPHRYRKTLREVVAIAEELQKSGVHLIDLTTGDDPFYTKHPERLASIVKAVKEKTGLTVMVSPGLLDRRGLELIQLAGADWFALYQETHRKALFTQLRQGQSYEKRMLAKRYAQDLGMLLEEGLLTGVGDTLQDRVHSFSEMRQLGAAQIRTMTFIQQEGAPLKGTVNPEYHSELMNIAVMRLLFPDELIPASLDVEGLAGLEKRLMAGANVVTSIIPPEQGFSGVANCKHDIDEGYRTVAGIQNTLKRCHLENADTQDYNRWVADRRNADKANVRTGCR, encoded by the coding sequence ATGCTGGAAACACTGCTTAGAAAATGCCTGAAAGGGAATCAAATATCATTCGGTGAGGTTGAATATCTGCTGAGCCGAACAGAAGAAAGCGAAACCAATCAGATTTTTGCAGCTGCAAGACAGGCGCGGCAGGCCGCATTCGGGAATAAAGTTTTTCTCTATGGCTTCGTGTATTTTTCAACATTTTGTCAAAACAGCTGTACGTTTTGTTATTACCGCAAAGAAAATGCCAATCCTCACCGATACCGCAAAACACTTCGGGAAGTGGTCGCCATCGCTGAGGAGCTGCAGAAATCCGGGGTGCATTTGATTGATTTAACCACGGGAGACGATCCTTTTTATACAAAACACCCGGAGCGGCTTGCTTCGATTGTCAAGGCAGTCAAAGAGAAAACAGGGTTGACAGTCATGGTTTCGCCAGGTTTGCTTGACCGGCGCGGACTGGAACTGATTCAGCTGGCAGGGGCCGATTGGTTTGCTCTCTACCAGGAGACACATCGGAAAGCACTGTTTACCCAATTACGGCAGGGACAGAGTTATGAAAAACGGATGCTTGCCAAGCGGTATGCGCAGGATTTGGGGATGCTGCTGGAGGAAGGTCTATTGACCGGTGTTGGCGACACGCTGCAGGATCGTGTTCATTCCTTCAGCGAAATGAGGCAGCTGGGAGCGGCTCAGATCAGGACGATGACCTTTATCCAGCAAGAAGGAGCACCGCTTAAAGGAACGGTGAATCCGGAATATCATAGCGAACTGATGAATATCGCAGTCATGCGGTTGCTGTTCCCGGATGAATTGATTCCGGCTTCGCTGGATGTCGAAGGGCTGGCCGGCCTTGAAAAAAGGCTGATGGCCGGGGCTAACGTGGTCACCTCGATCATTCCGCCCGAACAAGGATTCTCTGGAGTTGCCAACTGCAAGCATGATATTGATGAAGGCTACCGCACAGTGGCAGGTATTCAGAATACGTTAAAACGATGCCACCTGGAGAATGCCGATACCCAGGACTACAACCGCTGGGTTGCAGACAGAAGGAATGCGGACAAAGCCAACGTTCGGACAGGCTGCCGATAA
- the galE gene encoding UDP-glucose 4-epimerase GalE, whose protein sequence is MAILVTGGAGYIGSHTVSELTAHGEDVIVLDNLQKGHRQAINNVVFYHGDIRDPQVTDRIFSENRIDAVVHFAADSLVGESVADPLKYYDNNVITAQRLLTQMNKHHVKKIVFSSTAAVYGEPVNIPIKETDRTLPTNPYGETKLAIEKMLHYCDRAYGIKYIALRYFNAAGAHPYGTIGEDHHPESHLIPIILQAALGQRGEIAIYGNDYPTPDGTCIRDYIHVMDLAQAHRLALQRLKNTEESDVYNLGNGKGFSVFEVVKKARAITGHAIPASIVARRPGDPAVLVASSEKARTLLGWTPHYHELDEIIASAWKWHKANPGGFGN, encoded by the coding sequence ATGGCTATCCTGGTTACAGGCGGCGCCGGATATATCGGCAGCCATACCGTCTCAGAACTTACTGCCCATGGTGAAGATGTTATCGTTTTAGATAATCTTCAAAAAGGACACCGTCAAGCCATAAACAATGTTGTTTTTTATCATGGGGATATCCGTGACCCTCAAGTAACAGATCGTATTTTTAGTGAAAACCGGATCGATGCCGTCGTCCATTTCGCAGCAGATTCTCTGGTCGGTGAAAGCGTGGCAGATCCTTTGAAATACTATGATAATAATGTCATTACGGCGCAGCGTTTGTTAACCCAAATGAATAAGCATCATGTTAAAAAGATTGTTTTTTCATCAACAGCTGCTGTATATGGTGAACCGGTCAATATTCCAATTAAAGAAACCGATCGGACACTTCCTACCAATCCGTACGGTGAAACGAAGCTGGCTATAGAAAAGATGCTGCATTACTGTGACCGGGCTTATGGCATCAAATACATTGCGTTGCGCTATTTTAATGCAGCCGGTGCGCATCCGTACGGTACTATCGGTGAAGATCACCATCCGGAAAGTCATCTGATTCCAATCATTCTGCAGGCTGCCTTGGGTCAGCGCGGAGAAATAGCGATTTATGGCAACGATTACCCGACACCGGACGGAACGTGTATTCGTGATTATATCCATGTCATGGATTTAGCCCAAGCGCATCGCTTAGCACTTCAAAGACTTAAGAATACTGAGGAAAGCGACGTTTATAATCTCGGGAACGGGAAAGGTTTTTCTGTATTCGAGGTCGTAAAAAAAGCACGAGCCATAACAGGTCATGCTATCCCGGCCAGCATCGTAGCCAGGCGTCCCGGCGATCCCGCAGTCCTTGTGGCATCATCGGAAAAAGCAAGGACCTTGCTTGGATGGACGCCGCACTATCACGAATTAGATGAAATCATAGCTAGCGCCTGGAAGTGGCACAAAGCAAACCCGGGTGGATTTGGTAACTGA
- the pylD gene encoding 3-methylornithyl-N6-L-lysine dehydrogenase PylD encodes MSRLLKSDINFIKAQIGAYDEHFREQTGCKMAEIAKKAVGYTQEECVVKTAVVPVTSGLGLISGFSQAVGAILRYAGAEVMITEKTDVAGLQHAFMSPCKLAFMADDDVCAAFGINAAAHSDNGWATGSGFAAALTEAMKKQGIDPVGQRVLIIGSGPVGQAAAEYIAQQNAVPVICDLDQHKASALAASLRNSQWVSAPAPVKEYAYIVDASPAGNFITGKDVRATTIIAAPGMPCGVTPEATKKATVIHNPLELGIMTMYFDCLKQLEG; translated from the coding sequence ATGTCAAGACTACTGAAGTCCGATATCAATTTCATTAAAGCTCAGATCGGGGCTTATGACGAACATTTTAGAGAGCAGACAGGCTGTAAAATGGCGGAAATCGCCAAGAAAGCGGTTGGCTATACACAGGAGGAGTGCGTGGTCAAAACGGCAGTTGTCCCGGTTACAAGCGGTTTGGGTCTGATATCGGGATTCTCACAGGCTGTGGGGGCAATTCTTCGTTACGCAGGGGCAGAGGTGATGATTACGGAAAAGACGGATGTCGCCGGGCTTCAGCACGCCTTCATGTCACCATGCAAGCTGGCATTCATGGCTGATGATGACGTTTGTGCGGCTTTTGGCATCAACGCTGCTGCCCATTCCGACAATGGCTGGGCTACGGGAAGCGGTTTTGCCGCCGCCCTGACAGAGGCGATGAAAAAACAGGGGATTGATCCAGTTGGGCAACGGGTGCTGATTATTGGCTCTGGACCTGTGGGACAGGCGGCAGCCGAATATATCGCCCAGCAAAATGCGGTGCCGGTTATCTGTGATTTGGATCAGCACAAAGCTTCCGCTTTAGCAGCATCACTGCGGAATTCACAGTGGGTTTCAGCACCCGCGCCTGTCAAGGAGTATGCCTATATTGTGGATGCCAGCCCGGCTGGGAATTTTATTACGGGAAAGGACGTAAGGGCAACGACAATTATCGCGGCGCCAGGTATGCCCTGCGGGGTAACGCCTGAGGCGACAAAGAAAGCGACGGTTATTCATAATCCTCTAGAACTGGGGATCATGACCATGTATTTTGATTGCCTGAAACAGCTGGAGGGCTGA
- the pylSc gene encoding pyrrolysine--tRNA(Pyl) ligase large subunit, which yields MEFTETQKNRLTELGVKREAAASNFNTAMERDQAFKIIEKTAAEKNKEDLRQLLGVSHKPALCRLQQELADALCRNGFTQVTTPTIITSKAMEKMTIDQNNPLYKQVFWLDAKTCLRPMLAPNLYEVSRKIMTSQKLPLRIFEIGSCFRKESEGNSHLKEFTMLNLVEWGTPEDERIDRLKGLAELVLKTAQIDDYSLQEEDSVVYGIGLDVVSKDGLELASTSMGPHPLDDQWNMTCSWVGIGFGLERLLMHREKQNGIQRYAKSNVFLDGVCLKIK from the coding sequence ATGGAATTTACGGAAACGCAAAAAAACAGGCTGACGGAGCTGGGAGTCAAAAGAGAAGCCGCAGCTTCGAATTTTAATACGGCCATGGAAAGAGATCAGGCATTTAAAATAATTGAAAAGACGGCAGCTGAGAAAAACAAGGAAGACTTGCGACAGCTGCTTGGAGTCAGTCATAAACCTGCGCTGTGCCGCCTGCAGCAGGAATTGGCGGACGCGTTGTGCCGCAACGGATTTACTCAAGTGACTACCCCAACCATCATCACGTCAAAAGCCATGGAAAAGATGACAATTGACCAGAACAATCCGCTATATAAACAGGTATTTTGGCTCGATGCTAAAACCTGTCTGCGTCCGATGCTTGCGCCGAATCTTTATGAAGTCTCACGCAAAATAATGACCAGCCAGAAGCTGCCGCTGCGCATTTTTGAAATCGGGTCCTGTTTTCGCAAGGAATCGGAGGGCAACTCCCATTTAAAAGAATTTACCATGCTCAATCTCGTCGAGTGGGGAACACCCGAGGACGAAAGAATCGACCGGCTGAAGGGCTTGGCAGAGCTTGTCTTAAAGACTGCCCAAATCGACGATTATTCCCTCCAGGAAGAGGACTCGGTCGTTTATGGCATCGGACTGGATGTGGTAAGCAAAGATGGCTTGGAGTTGGCATCCACTTCGATGGGGCCGCATCCGCTGGATGATCAATGGAATATGACCTGTTCTTGGGTCGGTATCGGCTTTGGGTTGGAACGGCTGCTCATGCATCGGGAAAAGCAAAACGGAATTCAGCGTTATGCGAAAAGCAATGTTTTTCTGGATGGTGTTTGTTTAAAGATCAAATAA
- the pdxR gene encoding MocR-like pyridoxine biosynthesis transcription factor PdxR, whose protein sequence is MLILNNNGRSLYEQLYEALRQSILQGDLKENDALKPIRVLAEELQISNNTVSKAYLQLLDEGYIRSVQGSGYYVENVETLEISRALAGTVPEKIVKSGNSSEGAASEQSAQLKYDFNYASFESSFFPWTKWRKYTLDAMLEESYAMDIAYECNKGNVKLRESLCNYVNTSRGVKCTLDQLVISAGTQFAMDIILELLPEEIHTIGVEDPSFIGMQKIFTNKRFSIKMLPLTDSGIDMDALENSKCQLLYLTPSHQFPTGVTTSLTKRLQILEWAKKNQAYIIENDYDNEFLYGEKPLPSIGSLSSGQNVIYLSTLSKVLSPSIRCAYFVLPYNLMAVYQEKYKYYNSSLPTYHQTALAYFIRDGHLERHVRKLSQLHRRKYEIFKKVMQEQLADSVKIYPTPAGSHVLIQIMGCMNQEDLINKMRLRGFGIYGTKVYWQNQQKAPENIFLFGFNSLPEEEMEAAIKGLACALKEIL, encoded by the coding sequence GTGCTTATTCTTAATAACAACGGCCGATCTTTGTATGAACAATTATACGAAGCCTTGCGGCAGAGTATTCTACAAGGAGATCTGAAAGAAAACGATGCTCTTAAGCCGATTCGGGTTTTGGCAGAGGAACTGCAAATCAGTAATAACACAGTAAGCAAGGCCTATCTGCAATTGCTGGATGAAGGCTATATTCGATCAGTCCAAGGCAGCGGGTATTATGTGGAAAACGTGGAAACACTAGAGATTTCAAGGGCGTTAGCCGGTACAGTACCGGAGAAAATAGTAAAATCGGGAAATAGTTCAGAAGGTGCAGCCTCGGAGCAGTCTGCCCAGCTGAAATATGATTTTAATTATGCGAGCTTTGAATCAAGCTTTTTCCCTTGGACAAAGTGGCGAAAGTATACGCTGGACGCGATGCTCGAGGAATCCTACGCCATGGATATCGCATATGAATGCAACAAAGGAAATGTAAAATTAAGAGAAAGTCTGTGCAATTATGTGAACACCAGCCGGGGTGTAAAATGCACTTTAGATCAACTTGTTATCTCTGCCGGCACACAATTTGCGATGGATATTATACTGGAATTATTGCCCGAGGAAATACACACCATAGGCGTAGAAGACCCCAGCTTTATTGGTATGCAAAAAATCTTTACAAATAAACGGTTTTCAATCAAAATGCTCCCCCTTACCGATTCCGGTATTGATATGGATGCCTTAGAAAACTCAAAATGCCAATTGCTTTATTTAACGCCTTCCCATCAATTTCCCACCGGAGTCACGACATCTTTAACAAAACGTCTGCAGATTCTCGAATGGGCAAAAAAGAATCAGGCCTATATTATTGAAAACGATTATGATAATGAATTTCTGTATGGAGAAAAACCGCTTCCGTCTATTGGGTCTTTGAGCAGCGGGCAGAATGTTATTTATTTGAGCACCCTGTCAAAGGTTCTCTCTCCTTCGATACGGTGTGCATATTTTGTACTGCCATACAATCTCATGGCGGTTTATCAAGAAAAATACAAATATTACAATTCGTCACTTCCAACTTATCATCAAACGGCATTAGCTTATTTCATCAGGGATGGGCACCTGGAAAGACACGTACGAAAACTCTCTCAGCTGCATCGGAGAAAATACGAGATATTCAAAAAAGTAATGCAGGAGCAGCTTGCAGACAGCGTTAAAATTTATCCGACGCCAGCGGGTTCGCATGTATTAATCCAAATAATGGGATGTATGAATCAGGAAGATTTGATAAATAAAATGAGACTAAGGGGATTTGGCATTTACGGCACAAAAGTCTACTGGCAGAACCAGCAAAAAGCTCCGGAAAACATTTTTCTTTTTGGGTTCAATTCTCTGCCTGAGGAAGAAATGGAAGCGGCGATTAAGGGACTTGCCTGTGCCTTAAAGGAGATTTTATGA
- the eam gene encoding glutamate 2,3-aminomutase: MAIALYRNDHESRSFALKRAAELRHHAQPYLKKAAIIPTGFNISELYHSQRDRICHFFNASLEDWNDWRWQMAHRITDASILSAIFPMTKEKIMEITQVGRVYRWAISPYYLSLMDFSNPRDPIAMQGLPSIDELQDKYGETDPMGEVLNSPAACITRRYPDRLIINVTNMCGMYCRHCQRRRNIGETDEHKSTQELVEALNYIRMNPEIRDVLVTGGDALLLSDDVLDWLLSELHAIPHVEIKRIGTRVPVTLPMRITDNLIKILAKYPPIYLNTQFNHPKEVTPAAKLAADKLISAGVILGNQAVLLKGINTDPHVMKKLNQELLKIRVRPYYIFHAKNVKGTRHFIPSIQQGLAVMEALRGFTSGLAVPTYIINAPKGGGKTPLLPQYLLSLDEHRAVLKTWEGKIVYYENHCTDDEP; this comes from the coding sequence ATGGCGATTGCTTTATATCGAAATGATCATGAATCCCGTTCATTTGCTTTGAAACGAGCCGCTGAGCTAAGACATCATGCCCAACCCTATCTTAAAAAGGCTGCCATCATTCCTACTGGATTTAATATATCGGAGTTGTACCATTCTCAAAGAGACAGAATTTGCCATTTCTTTAATGCCTCTCTGGAAGATTGGAATGATTGGCGCTGGCAGATGGCCCATAGAATTACTGACGCCAGCATTCTAAGCGCTATTTTCCCAATGACTAAAGAGAAAATTATGGAGATTACCCAAGTTGGTCGTGTTTACCGTTGGGCAATTTCCCCCTATTACTTAAGCCTAATGGATTTTAGCAACCCGCGTGACCCTATTGCCATGCAAGGGTTACCAAGCATAGACGAACTGCAGGATAAGTATGGCGAGACAGATCCTATGGGTGAAGTTTTGAATTCACCTGCCGCCTGCATTACCCGACGTTATCCTGATCGATTGATTATTAACGTGACCAATATGTGCGGGATGTACTGTCGTCATTGCCAGCGCCGCCGAAATATTGGAGAAACAGATGAACATAAATCAACCCAGGAACTTGTAGAAGCCCTCAATTATATTCGTATGAATCCCGAGATCAGGGATGTCCTGGTAACCGGGGGAGACGCACTCCTATTAAGTGATGATGTACTGGATTGGCTCCTTTCGGAACTACACGCCATCCCTCATGTCGAAATTAAGCGTATAGGTACCCGGGTACCGGTAACGTTACCCATGCGCATTACCGATAATCTGATCAAGATTCTAGCCAAGTATCCACCTATTTATTTGAATACACAATTCAACCATCCCAAGGAAGTGACTCCTGCGGCAAAGTTAGCGGCTGACAAACTGATTTCCGCCGGTGTTATTCTTGGCAATCAGGCCGTGCTCTTAAAAGGAATCAATACAGACCCCCATGTCATGAAAAAATTGAACCAGGAGCTGTTAAAGATCCGGGTTCGTCCCTACTATATTTTCCATGCTAAAAACGTAAAAGGCACCCGCCATTTTATCCCTTCCATTCAGCAAGGACTTGCGGTTATGGAAGCTCTCCGGGGGTTTACATCCGGTCTTGCGGTTCCGACGTATATCATAAATGCTCCAAAAGGCGGCGGTAAAACTCCGCTTCTTCCACAGTATCTGTTGTCCCTTGATGAACATAGGGCTGTATTAAAGACTTGGGAAGGGAAAATTGTGTACTATGAAAATCATTGTACCGACGATGAACCGTAA